Below is a genomic region from Delftia tsuruhatensis.
CTCGGGCGTGGCGGCCATCTCGCCCAGGCGCTGGCGCAACTCGGGCGCGGCCAGGGCGGTGTTCAGCGCCAGGTTCAGGCGCTCGACCACGGCAGGCGGCGTGCCCGCAGGGGCAGCCAGCCCGAACCACGACTGCACGTCAAAGCCCGCATACCCCGACTCCGCCAGCGTGGGCACATCGGGCAGCAGGGCCGAGCGCCGGGCGCTGGTGATGGCGATCGCGCGCAGCTTGCCGGCCTGCACGTGGGGCAGGGCCGATGGCGCGTTGTCGAACATGGAATCCACCTGCCCGCCCAGCAGGTCGGTGATGGCCGGCGCGCTGCCCCGGTAGGGCACGTGCAGCATGCGCAGGCCCGAGAGCTGCCGGAACATCTCGCCCGACAGATGGATCGACGAGCCGCTGCCCGACGAGGCGAAGCTGATGCCCTGGGCACTCTGCCGGGCATGGCGCACATAGTCGGCCACGTTCTGTATGGGCAGGCGCGGGTTGACCACGAGGATGTTGGGAATCTTGGCGATCAGGCCGATGGGCTCGAAGTCCTTGACCGGGTCATAGCCAAGCCGCGGGTAGAGCGAGGCATTGATGGTGTTGGCAATGGTGTAGACATACAGCGTGTAGCCGTCCGCAGGCGCCCGCGCCACGGCCTCGGCGCCCACGTTGCTGTTGGCGCCCGTGCGGTTGTCCACCACCACGCTCTGGCCCAGTTGCTCGCCCATCCGGGCGGCCACCAGGCGTGCGATCACGTCGGTGGCGCCGCCGGCCGCATAGCCCACGACCAGCTTCACGGGGCGCGCAGGCCAGGGCGCGGGCTGCGCCAGCGCGGGCACGCCGCCGGTGGCCGCACAGGCCAGGGTGCAGGCCAGAAGGCGCCGGCGTGGAACCGCCATGCGCAGGTCGGGTGTCGTCATGTCTTGTCTCCAGGTGATCGTTGTGGCTGGCGCCATGCACTGCGGCACACTGCGCGGCCATGAGGTCTTGTTTGCATCGACCGAGAAATTCTTTCCCATGCCCTCGCGCCACACCAATCCAAACGTCCGGCCAGCGGACATTCCACAGCCCGCCGACGATGCGGGCAGCCGCACGCTGCACCGGGGCCTGCAGGTGCTGGACGCCGTGCTGGCCGCAGGGCGCGAGGGCCTGCGCGTGGTGGACCTGTGCCAGGCCACGCAGCTGGAGCGCGCCACGCTGTACCGGCTTTTGTCCACGCTGATGGACTGCGGCTATGTGGCACGCAGCGGGCGCTTTCGCTACGTGGCCGGACACCGGCTGGGGGCCATGGCCGGCGCCGCCGTCCTTCCCAACCTGGCCGTGCGCCTGCAGCCCGTGCTGGAGCGCGTGAGCGCGGGCTGCGGCGATGCGGCCTTTGCCATCGTGCGCGAAGGCGCGGCGTCGCACTGCATCGCCCGGCACGTGGGCACGCACCCGGTGCAGATCCTCGTGATCCAGGTGGGCACGCGCCAGCCGCTGGGCGTGGGCGCGGCGGGCCTGGCCTTGCTGGCGGCCCTGCCCGATGCCGAGGTGCAGGCCGCGATGGCGACCAACGCGCCCGTGCTGGCGCAGTACGGCGGCATGACGCCCGAGCGCATGGCCCTGCTGGTCAAGGCCACGCGCCAGCGCGGCTGGTCCGTCATCGGCAACCACGCCACGCGCGGCGTGCTGGCCGTGGGCATGGCGGTGCGCAACAGCGCGGGCGCACCCGTGGCCGCCGTCAGCGTGGCCTCCACGCTGGAGCGCATGCCCGGCGAGCGCCAGAAGCTGATTGCGCGCTCCATCGGCGACGCCCTGGCGGCCCTGCTGCCGGGCGGCCTCTGAAGCCCACGCCCCCGTCTGCACCGACAATCGCCGCTGCAACCACGAGCGCCCCACCCCATGGAACTGAGACAACTCCGCTATTTCGTACGCATCGTCGAGCTGGGCTCCATGAGCCGCGCCGCACTGGACCTGGACATGGTGCAGTCGGCGCTGAGCCAGCAGATCAGCCGGCTCGAAGGCGAGCTGTCCACGCGGCTGCTGCAGCGCACGCCGCGCGGCGTGGTGCCCACCGAGGCCGGCGTGGCGTTCTTTCGCGAGGCCCAACTCACGCTGCGCCATGCCGAGCAGGCAGTGCGCAGCGCGCAGCAGGCGCGGCTGTCGGGCTCGGTCAGCGTGGGCCTGGCGCCCACCACCGCGGCCATGCTGGGCCTGCCCATGATGCAGGCCATGCGCCAGCGCTATCCCGACGTGCGCCTGCACATGGTCGAAGGCATGTCCGGCCACCTGACCGACATGCTCAATGCGCGCGCCCTGGACATGGCCGTGCTGTTCGACGCGCGCCTGCATGGCGCCCAGGCCCGCGCTCCGGGGCGGCGCTGGCAGGTGCACCCGCTGATCGAGGAGGAGCTGTTCCTGATCCGCGCGCGCGGCCACCACCCCGAGCCGCTACCCCCACAGATGGCGCTGGCCGATCTGGCGGCCGAGCCGCTGATCCTTCCCACCGGCCTGCACGGCCTGCGCAGCACGCTGGACACGGCCTTCTCGCAGGCGCGCTTCGCGCCCAATCTGGTGCTGGAGGTGGACTCGCTGTCCATGGTCATGGCCGCCGTGGACGCGCGCCTGGGCAGCACGGTACAGCCCTGGGCCTCCATGGGGCGGTACGGCGATGCCGCCGAGCGCTTCGAGTGGTCGCGTATCACGGACAAAGATGCCCTGCGCACCAACCTGCTGTGCAGCCTGTCCGAGGACGAGCTGTCGCCCGCGGCCCTGGCCGCGCGCGTCGTGCTGATCGACTGCGTGCGCCAGCTGGTGCGGGGTGGCGCCTGGGCCGGAACCGCCCTCATCCATCACGAAGACTGATACCCCCATGCCGGCAGCCCCCTGCCCGCGGCGCGGCGTTCTTCCTACATTCGCAATCCCCACGATGGCGAATGCAAGGAGAACCCCATGGACACCGATGTCCTGGTCATAGGCGGAGGCAATGCCGCCCTGTGCGCAGCATTGATGGCGCGCGAGGCCGGCCGCAGCGTGCTGCTGCTGGAGTCCGCACCGCGCGCATGGCGCGGCGGCAATTCCGGCCACACACGCAACCTGCGCTGCATGCACGACGCGCCCCAGGACGTGCTGGTCGAGGCCTACCCCGAAGAGGAGTTCTGGCAGGACCTGCTCAAGGTCACGGGCGGCATCACCAACGAACACCTGGCGCGCATGGTGATCCGTGCCTCCTCCACCTGCCGTGGCTGGATGCGGCGCCACGGCGTGCACTTCCAGCCGCCGCTGTCGGGCGCGCTGCATGTGGCGCGCACCAATGCCTTCTTCATGGGCGGCGGCAAGGCCCTGGTCAACGCCTACTACCGCAGTGCCGAGCGGCTGGGCGTGCAGGTGCGCTACGACTCGCCCGTGGACCGCCTGGAGATCGAGGGCGGCGAGTTCAAGGCCGCCTGGGTGGGCGAACAGCGCATCACCGCAAAGACCTGCGTGCTGGCGGCGGGCGGCTTCGAGTCCAACCGCGAGTGGCTGCGCGAGGCCTGGGGGCAGAACGCACGCGGCGAGTGGCCGTCCGACAACTTCCTGATCCGCGGCACGGCCTTCAACCGGGGCGTGCTGCTGCGCCACCTGCTCGAAGACCATGGCGCCGACCGCATCGGCGACCCCACCCAGGCCCACATGGTGGCCATCGACGCGCGCGCGCCGCTGTACGACGGCGGCATCTGCACGCGCATCGACTGCGTCTCGCTGGGCGTGGTGGTCAACCGCGATGCCGAGCGCTTCTACGATGAGGGCGAGGACTTCTGGCCCAAGCGCTATGCGATCTGGGGCCGCCTGGTGGCCCAGCAGCCGGGCCAGACCGCCTGGTCCGTCATCGACGCCAAGGCCATAGGCCGCTTCATGCCGCCGGTCTTCCCGGGCGTGAAGGCGGACTCCCTGCCCGAGCTGGCGCGCAAGCTGGGCCTGGACGAGGAACGCTTCATGCAGACCCTGGATGCCTACAACGGCGCCTGCCGCGTCGGCAGCTTCGACCACACCGCCCTGGACGACTGCCATACCGAAGGCCTGGCGCCCGCCAAGACCCACTGGGCCCGCCCCATCGACACGGCGCCCTTCTACGGCTACCAGCTGCGCCCCGGCGTGACCTTCACCTACCTGGGCCTGGAAACCGACGACACGGCGGCCGTGCGCTTTGGCGGCCAGCCCAGCGCCAACCTGTTCGTGGCCGGCGAAATGATGGCCGGCAACGTGCTGGGCAAGGGGTATACGGCCGGCGTGGGCATGTCCATCGGCACGGCCTTCGGCCGCATCGCGGGCCGCAACGCGGCCCTGGCCGCCACAGGCCACCCGGCCGTGCGCGGCGCTGTCAAAGACGAGGCTTGAGAGATGCAAACCCTGAACGCTCTGGCCCAGGAGGCCCAGGCACTGGCCACCGGCAAGGTCATTCCCATCGTGCCTATCGCCACCGAGACAACGGCCGAAGGCGAAGTCGCGCGCGCCCTGCAGATCTGCAACGCCTGCCGCTACTGCGAAGGCTTTTGCGCGGTGTTCCCGGCCATGACGCGCCGCCTGGAATTCGGCAAGGCCGACGTGCACTACCTGGCCAACCTGTGCCACAACTGCGGCGCCTGCCTGCATGCCTGCCAGTACGCACCGCCACACGAGTTCGCCATCAATATCCCGAAGGCCATGGCCGAGGTGCGCGGCCAGACCTATGCCGACTACGCCTGGCCGCCCGCCCTGGGGCGCCTGTACCGGAGGAACGGCCTCACGCTGTCGCTGGCCCTGGCCGCCGGCCTGTCGCTGTTCCTGGTGCTGGCCGTGGCGCTGCAAGGCGGCCTGGGTCGCCTGTGGGGCGACAACCTGGGCGGCAATTTCTACCACCTGTTCCCGCACAACCTGCTGGTGGGCCTGTTCGCGCCCGTGTTCCTGTTCGTGGTGTTCGCGCTGGGCATGGGCGTGCGCCGCTTCTGGAAGGACGTCAAGCCCGCCACCAGCGGCGTGGACGTGGGCACGCCGGCCGCCGCCGAGGCCGCGCACGACGTGCTGCGCCTCAAATACCTGGACGGCGGCCACGGCGAGGGCTGCCACAACGAGGACGATGCCTACACCCTGAAGCGCCGGCGCTTCCACCACCTGACCTTCTACGGCTTCCTGCTGTGCTTTGCCGCCACTTCGCTGGCCACGGTCTACCACTACGTCTTCGGCTGGGCCGCGCCCTATGACTTCCCCAGCCTGCCCAAGCTGCTGGGCGCCGTGGGCGGCACCAGCCTGATGCTGGGCACGGCGGGCCTGTGGCATCTGAACCGGCGCCGCCACCCGCTGCACGGCGACGCGCGCCAAAAGCCCATGGACCTGGGCTTCATCGCCCTGCTGTTCCTGGTCGCCGCCAGCGGCATGGCGCTGTGGCTGGGCCGCAGCACGCCGGCCCTGGCCCTGCTGCTGTGCCTGCACCTGGGTGCCGTGATCGCGCTGTTCGCCACCCTGCCCTACGGCAAGTTCGCGCACGGCGTGTTCCGCACGGCCTCGCTGCTGCGCCACAACACCGAAAAGCGCCAGCCCAGCCCCATCGGCCTGGGAGCGGACTAGAGCGTGCGCCAAAGCGCCCCTGCACCCGCCTGCCTCGATTCCATCCCTACACCGGAGACACCCATGATGAACAAGCGACAGAACAAGCGCGCTTTCCTGCGCGCCACCACCGTGGCAGCCGCGCTGCTGGCCCTGGGCACCAGTGCGCAGGCGCAGGACTTCCCCCCGAAAAAACCCGTGACCCTGGTGGTGGGCTTCGCGGCCGGCGGGGCCGCCGACGCGGCCGCGCGCCTGATCGCCAAGAAGCTGGGCGAGAACATCGGCCAGAGCGTGGTGGTGGAGAACAAGGGGGGCGCGGGCGGCAACATCGCCCACCAGCAGGTGGCCAATGCGGTGGCCGACGGCTCGGTGCTGCTGTTCGGCTCGGTGGGCCCGCTGACCATCGCGCCCCACCTGATGAAGCTGCCCTATGACCCGTTCAAGGACCTGGCGCCCATCTCGGGCGGCGTGAACTTCCCCAACGTGCTGGTGGTGCACAAGGGCGCGGGCGTGAAGACGCTGGCCGAGTTCGTGGCCAAGGCCAGGAAGAACCCGGGCACGGTGGACTACGCCTCGACGGGCGCGGGCTCCGCATCGCACCTGGCCGGCGAGCTGTTCAACCAGCGCGCCGGCATCGACATGGTCCACGTGCCCTACAAGGGCGGCGCGCCGGCGCTGCAGGACCTGCTGGGCGAGCGCGTGACCAGCTACTTCGCGGCGCCGCCCACGGCCCTGCCCCACATCGAGGCCGGCAAGCTGATCCCGCTGGCCACCACGGGCCTCAAGCGCCCGGCGTACATGCCCGACATCCCCACGGTGGCCGAAGCCGGCTATCCCGGCTTCGAGGCGCTCAACTGGTATGCCTTCGTGGCACCGGGCAAGACCCCCAAGCCGATGCTGGACCGCTGGAACACCGAGATCGTCAAGGTACTCAACGACCCTGGCGTCAAGGAGGCGCTGAACAAGCACGGCCTCACGCCCCAGCCCACCACGCGCGCCGAGTTCGCGGCCTTCATGAAGAAGGAGTACGAGCAATGGGGCAGGCTGGTGAAGGAGCGCAAGCTCTCGGCGGAGTGAGCGGCTTGCGGGCGTTCAGGTCTTGACGGGCTTGCGCGCCACGGGGGCGGCAAAGCCCGCGCACAGGCGGTTCCAGACGTTGATGCTGCCGATCGCATAGGTCAGCTCCACCATTTCGCGCTCGCTGAAATGCGGGCGCAGGGCCTCGAAGTCCTGCTGCTCGGGGTGGGCCTGGCTCAGGCGCGTGCAGCGCTCGGCCCAGTTCAGGGCGGCGCGCTCGCGGCCGTCGTAGAAATCCGCCTCGGGCCAGGTGACGAGGCTGTGGATGCGCTGCAGGTCCTCGCCCTGGGACAGCAGCTCGCGCACATGCATGTCCACGCAGAAGGCGCAGCCGTTGATCTGCGAGACACGCAGGAACACCAGCTCCAGCAGCCCCAGCCCCAGACTGGACTGGCGCAGCATGGCGTTGATGCCGGCCTGGGCCTGGTACAGCTCGGGGGCCAGGGCCTGGAAATTCAGGCGCGGCTTGGGCGCGGCGAGGGGGCGGGCGGTGGACGTGGCGCTGGAGGCGTTCATGGAAATCACTCCTTGAGGGATGTAGCAGCCGGCCGGAATGGCTGGCCCATACCCTCTAGACGCGCCAGGTGGGCCGCCTGTGACAGCGGTGGCAAAAAAAAATCGCCACCCCGCCCAGGCACCCCGTGCAGGCCCCTCAGTCCGCGACGATGCGCCGCTCCGTGGCGATCTTGCGATACAGGGCGTTCTCGGCCGCGATCTCGCGCGCGAACTCCTCGGGGCGGTTGCCGATCACGCGCGAACCCGTGTCCTCGATCTGGCGGCGCACCTCGGGGCTGGCCAGCGCGCGCTGGGCGGCCGCATGCAGGCGCGCGACGATCTCGGGCGGCAGGCCCTTGGGCCCGTAGATGCCGTAGAAGGCGCTGCGGTTGACGGGCTCCAGCCCCAGCTCCTTGAAGGTGGGCACCTGGGGCAGCTGGGCCAGGCGCTCGGGCGCGGCCACCGCCAGCGCAGTGAGCCGGCCGGCCTTGATGAAGGGCAGAGCCGAGGGCAGGTTGTCGAAGACGATGGGCACCTGGCCGGCCACCGCGTCATTGAGCGCCGGGCCCGAACCCCGGTAGGGCACATGCGTGAGCGTCAGCCCCGAGCGGCTGGACATCAGTTCCATCAGCATGTGGCCGATGGAGCCGGTGCCCGCCGTGCCGTAGGCATGCTTGCCAGGGTTCTTCCTCACCTCGTCCACGAAGGCCGCAAAGCTCTGCGCCTTGAAGCCCGGATGCACGGCCAGCACATTGGGCGTGGCCGCGATGTTGGTGATGGGCGTGAAATCGGTCAGCGGGTTGTAGGGCAGCCGCGCATTGATGGCCGGATTGGTGGCCGTGGTGGACACGGTGGCCACGCCCAGGGTGTAGCCATCGGGCTGGGCGCGCGCGGCCTCGTGCGCACCGATGGCGCCGCCGCCGCCGCCCTTGTTGTCCACCACCAGCGGCTGGCCCAGGGCCTCGGCCATGCGGGGGGCGATCGCCCGGGCCACGATATCGGTGGTGCCACCGGCAGCGAAGGGCACGATCAGGCGCACGGGGCGGGCAGGGTAGGTGCCGGCATCGGCCGCCATGGCGCATGGCGCGGCGCCTGCGGCCAGCAGCAGGGCGCACAGGCTGCGGCGTGAAGTGAAGTGGTTCATGGGATGTCTCCTGGGAATGGCTGTGTTTTGAACGGACGGTGGAGGTTTCTGTCAGGCCGATGCGCGGCGCACGATGTGCGAGCGGTCCAGCGCACCGCAGGAGGAGGCGCCCAGCATGGCCAGGTTGCGGTCCACCTCGTCGCGCAGCAGGCCGATGGCATGCAGCACGCCGGCCTCGCCACCCACGGCGGCGGCATAGTTGAAGGGCCGGCCCACC
It encodes:
- a CDS encoding Bug family tripartite tricarboxylate transporter substrate binding protein; translated protein: MNKRQNKRAFLRATTVAAALLALGTSAQAQDFPPKKPVTLVVGFAAGGAADAAARLIAKKLGENIGQSVVVENKGGAGGNIAHQQVANAVADGSVLLFGSVGPLTIAPHLMKLPYDPFKDLAPISGGVNFPNVLVVHKGAGVKTLAEFVAKARKNPGTVDYASTGAGSASHLAGELFNQRAGIDMVHVPYKGGAPALQDLLGERVTSYFAAPPTALPHIEAGKLIPLATTGLKRPAYMPDIPTVAEAGYPGFEALNWYAFVAPGKTPKPMLDRWNTEIVKVLNDPGVKEALNKHGLTPQPTTRAEFAAFMKKEYEQWGRLVKERKLSAE
- a CDS encoding Bug family tripartite tricarboxylate transporter substrate binding protein; its protein translation is MTTPDLRMAVPRRRLLACTLACAATGGVPALAQPAPWPARPVKLVVGYAAGGATDVIARLVAARMGEQLGQSVVVDNRTGANSNVGAEAVARAPADGYTLYVYTIANTINASLYPRLGYDPVKDFEPIGLIAKIPNILVVNPRLPIQNVADYVRHARQSAQGISFASSGSGSSIHLSGEMFRQLSGLRMLHVPYRGSAPAITDLLGGQVDSMFDNAPSALPHVQAGKLRAIAITSARRSALLPDVPTLAESGYAGFDVQSWFGLAAPAGTPPAVVERLNLALNTALAAPELRQRLGEMAATPEPGTPVQMRSFAASEIKRWREVVKASGATAQ
- a CDS encoding carboxymuconolactone decarboxylase family protein, with the translated sequence MNASSATSTARPLAAPKPRLNFQALAPELYQAQAGINAMLRQSSLGLGLLELVFLRVSQINGCAFCVDMHVRELLSQGEDLQRIHSLVTWPEADFYDGRERAALNWAERCTRLSQAHPEQQDFEALRPHFSEREMVELTYAIGSINVWNRLCAGFAAPVARKPVKT
- a CDS encoding tripartite tricarboxylate transporter substrate binding protein BugE, encoding MNHFTSRRSLCALLLAAGAAPCAMAADAGTYPARPVRLIVPFAAGGTTDIVARAIAPRMAEALGQPLVVDNKGGGGGAIGAHEAARAQPDGYTLGVATVSTTATNPAINARLPYNPLTDFTPITNIAATPNVLAVHPGFKAQSFAAFVDEVRKNPGKHAYGTAGTGSIGHMLMELMSSRSGLTLTHVPYRGSGPALNDAVAGQVPIVFDNLPSALPFIKAGRLTALAVAAPERLAQLPQVPTFKELGLEPVNRSAFYGIYGPKGLPPEIVARLHAAAQRALASPEVRRQIEDTGSRVIGNRPEEFAREIAAENALYRKIATERRIVAD
- the tcuA gene encoding FAD-dependent tricarballylate dehydrogenase TcuA, with protein sequence MDTDVLVIGGGNAALCAALMAREAGRSVLLLESAPRAWRGGNSGHTRNLRCMHDAPQDVLVEAYPEEEFWQDLLKVTGGITNEHLARMVIRASSTCRGWMRRHGVHFQPPLSGALHVARTNAFFMGGGKALVNAYYRSAERLGVQVRYDSPVDRLEIEGGEFKAAWVGEQRITAKTCVLAAGGFESNREWLREAWGQNARGEWPSDNFLIRGTAFNRGVLLRHLLEDHGADRIGDPTQAHMVAIDARAPLYDGGICTRIDCVSLGVVVNRDAERFYDEGEDFWPKRYAIWGRLVAQQPGQTAWSVIDAKAIGRFMPPVFPGVKADSLPELARKLGLDEERFMQTLDAYNGACRVGSFDHTALDDCHTEGLAPAKTHWARPIDTAPFYGYQLRPGVTFTYLGLETDDTAAVRFGGQPSANLFVAGEMMAGNVLGKGYTAGVGMSIGTAFGRIAGRNAALAATGHPAVRGAVKDEA
- a CDS encoding LysR substrate-binding domain-containing protein; the encoded protein is MELRQLRYFVRIVELGSMSRAALDLDMVQSALSQQISRLEGELSTRLLQRTPRGVVPTEAGVAFFREAQLTLRHAEQAVRSAQQARLSGSVSVGLAPTTAAMLGLPMMQAMRQRYPDVRLHMVEGMSGHLTDMLNARALDMAVLFDARLHGAQARAPGRRWQVHPLIEEELFLIRARGHHPEPLPPQMALADLAAEPLILPTGLHGLRSTLDTAFSQARFAPNLVLEVDSLSMVMAAVDARLGSTVQPWASMGRYGDAAERFEWSRITDKDALRTNLLCSLSEDELSPAALAARVVLIDCVRQLVRGGAWAGTALIHHED
- the tcuB gene encoding tricarballylate utilization 4Fe-4S protein TcuB translates to MQTLNALAQEAQALATGKVIPIVPIATETTAEGEVARALQICNACRYCEGFCAVFPAMTRRLEFGKADVHYLANLCHNCGACLHACQYAPPHEFAINIPKAMAEVRGQTYADYAWPPALGRLYRRNGLTLSLALAAGLSLFLVLAVALQGGLGRLWGDNLGGNFYHLFPHNLLVGLFAPVFLFVVFALGMGVRRFWKDVKPATSGVDVGTPAAAEAAHDVLRLKYLDGGHGEGCHNEDDAYTLKRRRFHHLTFYGFLLCFAATSLATVYHYVFGWAAPYDFPSLPKLLGAVGGTSLMLGTAGLWHLNRRRHPLHGDARQKPMDLGFIALLFLVAASGMALWLGRSTPALALLLCLHLGAVIALFATLPYGKFAHGVFRTASLLRHNTEKRQPSPIGLGAD
- a CDS encoding IclR family transcriptional regulator, with translation MPSRHTNPNVRPADIPQPADDAGSRTLHRGLQVLDAVLAAGREGLRVVDLCQATQLERATLYRLLSTLMDCGYVARSGRFRYVAGHRLGAMAGAAVLPNLAVRLQPVLERVSAGCGDAAFAIVREGAASHCIARHVGTHPVQILVIQVGTRQPLGVGAAGLALLAALPDAEVQAAMATNAPVLAQYGGMTPERMALLVKATRQRGWSVIGNHATRGVLAVGMAVRNSAGAPVAAVSVASTLERMPGERQKLIARSIGDALAALLPGGL